In one Streptomyces sp. NBC_00597 genomic region, the following are encoded:
- a CDS encoding helix-turn-helix domain-containing protein — protein MPRRATEIGPAGERTAGAIERVRTSRGFAQRELAARVTELGHPMTNTMLSRIERTRRRCDVDDLVAIAAALGVSPLALLQPAT, from the coding sequence ATGCCCCGAAGAGCTACGGAAATCGGTCCCGCCGGAGAACGGACCGCCGGCGCCATCGAGCGCGTGCGCACCTCGCGCGGGTTTGCCCAGCGCGAGCTCGCTGCCCGGGTGACCGAGCTCGGCCACCCCATGACCAACACCATGCTGTCCCGCATCGAACGGACCCGCCGACGCTGCGACGTGGATGACCTCGTCGCCATTGCGGCCGCCCTCGGTGTCTCCCCACTCGCCCTGCTCCAGCCCGCGACGTAG
- a CDS encoding glutathione peroxidase — protein sequence MSLYDIPLTTLSDEPTSLAAHKGKAILLVNTASQCGLTPQYSGLARLQFKYEEKGFTVIGVPCNQFGGQEPGNADDIATFCAAGFGVTFPILEKTEVNGENRHPLYQELVKTAYADGEAGDDIQWNFEKFLISPAGEVVSRFRPSVEPESPEVIAAIEAQLPA from the coding sequence ATGAGCCTGTACGACATCCCGCTGACCACCCTGTCCGACGAGCCGACCAGCCTGGCGGCCCACAAGGGCAAGGCGATCCTGCTGGTGAACACCGCCTCGCAGTGCGGTCTCACCCCGCAGTACTCGGGACTGGCCCGGCTCCAGTTCAAGTACGAGGAGAAGGGCTTCACCGTCATCGGCGTGCCCTGCAACCAGTTCGGCGGGCAGGAGCCCGGCAACGCCGACGACATCGCGACCTTCTGCGCGGCCGGCTTCGGGGTGACCTTCCCGATCCTGGAGAAGACCGAGGTCAACGGCGAGAACCGGCACCCGCTGTACCAGGAGCTGGTGAAGACCGCGTACGCCGACGGCGAGGCGGGCGACGACATCCAGTGGAACTTCGAGAAGTTCCTGATCTCGCCCGCCGGCGAGGTCGTGTCCCGCTTCCGGCCGAGCGTCGAGCCCGAGTCGCCCGAGGTCATCGCCGCGATCGAGGCGCAGCTGCCGGCGTAA
- a CDS encoding tyrosine-type recombinase/integrase, with translation MSFDVLEDAKGWLRRSGTDSERGEFVDPRDGSITLTDFVTRHWRAGVRGAPGTVKRVDERVRLHILPHLGAVALRDVSATVLRGYIATLEGECSPRYARQILTSLSNIFETAIDDKRLVRNPMRAKTVRWPKAPDEDRDAWPLATAQRVRDVINPRYRIAVVVAVGCGLRQGEVFGLSPRDIDFERGVIRVRRQVQLLSGCLYFALPKGGKTRIVDMPRSVATELAAYFLDHPAVDVELPWGGPEPDREKQSFPLVLTTTYGNAIRANIFNDEAWKPALAAAGVIPAREKGARWKASRKDGFHVLRHTYASVLLEAGESIVTLARWLGHSSPTITLDHYAHFMPEAGGKGRAAIDVLLGTVPEYVPEGLVSSHGSI, from the coding sequence ATGTCGTTCGACGTGCTGGAGGACGCCAAGGGGTGGCTCCGGCGGTCCGGCACCGACAGCGAACGAGGCGAGTTCGTCGACCCGCGCGACGGCTCCATCACCTTGACGGACTTCGTCACGCGCCACTGGCGCGCCGGCGTTCGCGGCGCGCCCGGCACGGTCAAGCGAGTTGACGAGCGTGTACGACTCCACATCCTTCCGCACCTCGGTGCGGTGGCGCTGCGCGACGTGTCGGCGACCGTCCTGCGCGGCTACATAGCCACGCTCGAAGGCGAGTGCTCTCCGCGGTACGCCCGGCAGATCCTCACCTCGCTGTCGAACATCTTCGAGACCGCGATCGATGACAAGCGCCTCGTCCGCAACCCGATGCGGGCCAAGACGGTGCGTTGGCCGAAGGCCCCCGACGAGGATCGTGACGCGTGGCCGCTGGCAACGGCGCAGCGGGTACGGGACGTGATCAATCCTCGCTACCGGATCGCGGTCGTCGTCGCGGTGGGGTGTGGGCTGCGCCAGGGCGAGGTGTTTGGGCTGTCGCCGAGGGACATCGACTTCGAACGCGGCGTCATCCGAGTGCGCAGGCAGGTCCAACTTCTTTCCGGGTGCCTCTACTTCGCCCTGCCCAAGGGTGGCAAGACGCGCATCGTCGACATGCCCCGGTCGGTGGCCACGGAACTGGCCGCGTACTTCCTCGACCATCCGGCCGTCGACGTCGAACTCCCCTGGGGCGGACCGGAGCCCGACCGGGAGAAGCAGAGCTTCCCGCTCGTCCTCACGACGACGTACGGCAATGCCATCCGCGCCAACATCTTCAACGACGAGGCCTGGAAGCCGGCCCTCGCCGCGGCCGGAGTCATTCCCGCGCGGGAGAAGGGTGCGCGGTGGAAGGCTTCGCGCAAGGACGGCTTCCACGTGCTCCGGCACACTTACGCCTCGGTCCTCCTCGAAGCGGGCGAGTCCATCGTCACGCTCGCTCGGTGGCTCGGTCACTCAAGTCCGACCATCACCCTCGACCACTACGCCCACTTCATGCCGGAGGCTGGCGGCAAGGGCCGCGCGGCCATCGACGTACTGCTCGGCACGGTGCCCGAGTACGTACCTGAGGGCCTCGTCTCCTCTCACGGCAGCATCTGA
- a CDS encoding plasmid mobilization relaxosome protein MobC, with translation MRQRERLLAEKKRIHQPSCRMNDDEFQLLTHAAAACRMSTAGFLAHSALKAARDLEHTEAEIATHREMVRELFALRRALGQIGNNLNQVATVLNSGADAPHAKAVLDAVQRTAERVDGFTQRYVETEAPTG, from the coding sequence GTGCGCCAGCGTGAGCGCCTGCTCGCCGAGAAGAAGCGCATCCACCAGCCCAGTTGCCGCATGAACGACGATGAATTCCAGCTCCTCACCCACGCCGCGGCTGCCTGCCGCATGAGCACCGCCGGGTTCCTCGCCCACTCTGCCCTGAAGGCCGCACGCGACCTCGAACACACCGAAGCCGAGATCGCCACCCACCGGGAGATGGTCAGAGAGCTGTTCGCGCTGCGCCGGGCCCTCGGCCAGATCGGCAACAACCTGAACCAGGTCGCCACCGTCTTGAACTCCGGCGCCGATGCCCCGCACGCCAAGGCGGTCCTCGACGCCGTCCAGCGGACCGCCGAGCGCGTGGACGGCTTCACCCAGCGATACGTAGAGACGGAGGCTCCCACCGGATGA
- a CDS encoding ATP-binding protein: MTTATREPQRAGALAARLQAILAAKGIDPDTAPAGHTVEPVTALELADRRIPPRYREALATQPEVLGWVEAVTGAGRNGPAGTRGIAYGPSLLIAGTTGIGKTHQAYGAVRSLLAAGVRLRWQAVTSADLYAQLRPRPNHDPEREIQELGRCPLLILDDLGAAKQSEWTEELTYRLINRRYTEMLPTLITTNLPIAELRNAVGDRVASRLAEMTTRVILTGPDRRRAQPSGS; this comes from the coding sequence GTGACCACCGCGACCCGCGAACCCCAGCGTGCTGGCGCCCTGGCAGCCCGTCTCCAGGCCATCCTCGCTGCCAAGGGCATCGACCCCGACACCGCACCCGCCGGGCACACGGTGGAGCCGGTGACCGCCCTGGAACTCGCCGACCGCCGCATCCCGCCCCGCTACCGCGAGGCACTCGCCACCCAACCCGAAGTCCTGGGCTGGGTGGAGGCGGTCACCGGCGCCGGGCGGAACGGGCCGGCCGGTACCCGGGGCATCGCCTACGGCCCCTCGCTGCTGATCGCCGGAACCACCGGCATCGGCAAGACACATCAGGCCTACGGAGCCGTCCGCTCGCTGCTGGCCGCCGGAGTACGCCTGCGCTGGCAGGCGGTCACCTCCGCCGACCTCTACGCCCAGCTCCGGCCCCGGCCCAACCACGACCCCGAGCGGGAGATCCAAGAGCTCGGCCGGTGCCCGCTGCTGATCCTGGACGACCTCGGCGCGGCCAAGCAGTCCGAGTGGACCGAGGAGCTGACGTACCGGCTGATCAACCGCCGCTACACCGAGATGCTCCCGACCCTGATCACCACCAACCTGCCCATCGCGGAACTCCGCAACGCAGTCGGGGACCGCGTCGCCTCCCGTCTGGCAGAGATGACCACCCGCGTCATCCTCACCGGCCCAGACCGCCGACGCGCCCAGCCGTCAGGCTCCTGA
- a CDS encoding SMI1/KNR4 family protein, translating into MKPTDDRQFPAALATAMAVRFDYADGKTGVDFEPFPAFLSAAETTDWFQAWTGNSELDGNDFRVFGQDGTGGYAAIWLIRPSRPLAEQPIVFLGSEGETGVVARDLGDFLWLLADGFGPWEAATSYEPDWKAQPNPELAAIAEGFAPHQRRSAAAVIELATREFPDFDDTIMDLCR; encoded by the coding sequence GTGAAGCCCACCGATGACCGCCAGTTCCCCGCCGCGCTCGCCACCGCGATGGCCGTTCGATTCGACTACGCCGACGGGAAGACCGGGGTGGACTTCGAACCCTTCCCGGCCTTCCTGTCCGCTGCCGAGACCACCGACTGGTTTCAGGCATGGACCGGGAACAGCGAGCTGGACGGCAACGACTTCCGAGTGTTCGGACAAGACGGCACGGGCGGGTATGCGGCGATCTGGCTCATCCGCCCGAGCCGCCCTCTGGCCGAGCAGCCCATCGTCTTCCTCGGCTCGGAGGGCGAGACCGGTGTCGTAGCACGCGACCTGGGCGACTTCCTGTGGCTACTGGCCGACGGCTTCGGCCCCTGGGAAGCCGCCACGTCCTACGAGCCGGACTGGAAGGCGCAGCCCAATCCGGAGCTGGCTGCCATCGCCGAAGGATTCGCACCGCACCAGCGCCGGTCGGCGGCAGCCGTGATCGAGCTGGCGACCCGGGAGTTCCCCGACTTCGACGACACCATCATGGACCTCTGCCGCTGA
- a CDS encoding helix-turn-helix transcriptional regulator, with protein sequence MSPLERGFLNVGEAAEYLGLSPATLYVWRHRRQGPPSFRMGRSGRVMYRIQTLDEWIREQEQADSRSNASLSPVNAAPQRRAGYPATT encoded by the coding sequence ATGTCGCCGCTGGAGAGGGGTTTTCTGAACGTGGGTGAAGCCGCCGAATACCTGGGGCTGTCGCCCGCCACCCTTTACGTGTGGCGGCACCGTCGCCAAGGTCCGCCGAGTTTTCGGATGGGGCGGAGCGGACGTGTGATGTACCGGATCCAAACACTTGACGAGTGGATCCGGGAACAGGAGCAGGCGGACTCCCGCAGCAATGCCTCCCTAAGCCCGGTGAATGCTGCCCCGCAGCGCCGTGCCGGGTATCCGGCCACGACCTGA
- a CDS encoding magnesium and cobalt transport protein CorA yields MSERPDRRPPPSGKRPGWRRPTPPPATPPASGGAAGARPTPAPTGPPDHRSVIDSAVYRDGRRIASPTTLAETFRRLREEPDGMAWIGLHRPTEPELHSLAAEFNLHELAVEDALEAHQRPKLERYGDTLFVVLRAARYLDAPEEVEFGELHVFVGPDFLITVRHGAAPDLSAVRRRMEESPELLSLGPEAALYAILDAVVDGYAPVVAGVQNDVDEIETEVFRGDPEVSRRIYELSREMVEFQRATRPLVGMLHALMAGFAKYGTDEELQRYLRDVADHVTHTSERVDGFRQALTEILTVNATLVSQQQNAEMRALAEAGFEQNEEIKKISSWAAILFAPTLVGTIYGMNFETMPELHWAAGYPFAILLMAVVCTSLYVIFKKRDWL; encoded by the coding sequence ATGTCGGAGCGCCCAGACCGCCGCCCCCCACCGTCCGGGAAGCGCCCGGGATGGCGCCGCCCCACGCCCCCTCCCGCCACGCCCCCCGCTTCCGGGGGCGCGGCGGGCGCCCGGCCGACGCCGGCTCCGACCGGGCCCCCGGACCACCGCAGCGTGATCGACTCCGCCGTCTACCGCGACGGCCGACGCATCGCCTCCCCCACCACCCTCGCCGAGACCTTCCGCCGGCTGCGCGAAGAGCCCGACGGCATGGCCTGGATCGGGCTGCACCGCCCCACCGAGCCCGAACTCCATTCCCTCGCGGCCGAGTTCAACCTCCACGAGCTCGCCGTCGAGGACGCCCTCGAAGCCCACCAGCGCCCCAAGCTGGAACGCTACGGCGACACCCTCTTCGTCGTCCTGCGCGCGGCGCGCTACCTCGACGCCCCGGAGGAGGTCGAGTTCGGCGAGCTGCACGTCTTCGTGGGCCCGGACTTCCTGATCACGGTCCGCCACGGCGCCGCCCCGGACCTCTCCGCGGTCCGCCGCCGCATGGAGGAATCCCCGGAGCTCCTCTCCCTGGGCCCCGAGGCCGCCCTGTACGCGATCCTCGACGCGGTGGTCGACGGGTACGCCCCGGTCGTCGCGGGAGTCCAGAACGACGTGGACGAGATCGAGACGGAGGTCTTCCGCGGCGACCCGGAGGTCTCCCGCCGCATCTACGAACTCTCCCGCGAAATGGTCGAGTTCCAACGCGCCACCCGCCCCCTGGTCGGCATGCTCCACGCCTTGATGGCCGGCTTCGCGAAATACGGCACGGACGAGGAACTCCAGCGCTACCTCCGTGACGTGGCCGACCACGTCACCCACACCAGCGAACGCGTGGACGGCTTCCGCCAGGCCCTGACGGAAATCCTGACGGTCAACGCCACCCTGGTCTCCCAACAACAGAACGCCGAAATGCGCGCCCTGGCCGAAGCCGGCTTCGAACAGAACGAGGAGATCAAGAAGATCTCCTCCTGGGCCGCCATCCTCTTTGCACCCACCCTGGTAGGCACGATCTACGGCATGAACTTCGAGACCATGCCCGAACTCCACTGGGCAGCGGGCTACCCCTTCGCGATCCTCCTGATGGCGGTCGTCTGCACCAGCCTCTACGTCATCTTCAAGAAGCGCGACTGGCTGTAG
- the gcl gene encoding glyoxylate carboligase, with protein sequence MPRMTAAAAAVEILKREGVSQAFGVPGAAINPFYRELKNVGGVSHTLARHVEGASHMAEGYTRAKAGNIGVCIGTSGPAGTDMITGLYSAIADSIPILCITGQAPVSKLHKEDFQAVDIATIAKPVTKAATTVLEAAQVPGVFQQAFHLMRSGRPGPVLIDLPIDVQLTEIEFDPETYEPLPVYKPFATRAQAEKALSFLLESERPLIVAGGGIINADAPDLLVEFAELTNIPVISTLMGWGIIPDDHELAAGMVGVQTAHRYGNATFLESDFVLGIGNRWANRHTGYNLDAYRGDRKFVHVDIEPTQIGKIFAPDYGIASDAKAALELFVAIAKEWKAEGKLPDFSAWAASAQERKATLQRRTHFENIPMKPQRVYEEMNKVFGPETRYVTTIGLSQIAAAQFLHVYKPRNWVNCGQAGPLGWTIPAAIGAATAQPETPVVALSGDYDFQFMIEELAVAAQHKIPYVHVLVNNAYLGLIRQAQGGLGINFEVNLEFENINTPEIGVYGVDHVKVAEGLGVKAIRVTDPEKLGEAFEQAKKLAQEFQVPVVVEAILERITNIAMSKTVDMSDVTEFEELATEPGHAPTAIRPLSV encoded by the coding sequence ATGCCTCGTATGACAGCCGCCGCCGCTGCAGTGGAGATCCTCAAGCGCGAGGGCGTTTCGCAAGCGTTCGGCGTGCCCGGCGCTGCGATCAACCCGTTCTACCGAGAGCTCAAGAACGTGGGTGGCGTCAGCCACACGCTGGCCCGCCACGTCGAGGGTGCTTCGCACATGGCCGAGGGGTACACCCGCGCCAAGGCGGGCAACATCGGCGTCTGCATCGGCACCTCGGGCCCGGCCGGCACCGACATGATCACCGGTCTGTACTCCGCGATCGCGGACTCCATCCCGATCCTGTGCATCACCGGTCAGGCTCCGGTCTCGAAGCTCCACAAGGAGGACTTCCAGGCCGTCGACATCGCGACGATCGCCAAGCCCGTCACGAAGGCCGCCACGACGGTGCTGGAGGCGGCCCAGGTTCCCGGCGTCTTCCAGCAGGCCTTCCACCTGATGCGCTCCGGCCGTCCGGGCCCGGTCCTGATCGACCTCCCGATCGACGTCCAGCTGACCGAGATCGAGTTCGACCCCGAGACGTACGAGCCGCTGCCCGTCTACAAGCCGTTCGCGACCCGCGCCCAGGCCGAGAAGGCCCTGAGCTTCCTGCTGGAGTCCGAGCGCCCGCTGATCGTCGCCGGTGGCGGCATCATCAACGCCGACGCCCCCGACCTGCTGGTCGAGTTCGCCGAGCTGACCAACATCCCGGTCATCTCCACCCTGATGGGCTGGGGCATCATCCCGGACGACCACGAGCTGGCCGCCGGTATGGTCGGCGTCCAGACCGCCCACCGCTACGGCAACGCGACGTTCCTGGAGTCGGACTTCGTCCTCGGCATCGGCAACCGCTGGGCCAACCGCCACACCGGCTACAACCTGGACGCGTACCGGGGCGACCGCAAGTTCGTCCACGTCGACATCGAGCCCACCCAGATCGGCAAGATCTTCGCCCCGGACTACGGCATCGCCTCCGACGCCAAGGCAGCGCTGGAGCTCTTCGTCGCGATCGCCAAGGAGTGGAAGGCCGAGGGCAAGCTGCCGGACTTCTCCGCCTGGGCCGCCTCCGCGCAGGAGCGCAAGGCGACCCTCCAGCGCCGTACGCACTTCGAGAACATCCCCATGAAGCCGCAGCGCGTCTACGAGGAGATGAACAAGGTGTTCGGTCCGGAGACCCGCTACGTCACCACCATCGGTCTCTCGCAGATCGCGGCCGCGCAGTTCCTGCACGTCTACAAGCCGCGCAACTGGGTCAACTGCGGCCAGGCCGGCCCGCTCGGCTGGACCATCCCGGCCGCCATCGGTGCCGCCACCGCGCAGCCGGAGACCCCGGTCGTCGCCCTCTCCGGCGACTACGACTTCCAGTTCATGATCGAGGAGCTGGCGGTCGCCGCCCAGCACAAGATCCCCTACGTCCACGTCCTGGTGAACAACGCCTACCTCGGCCTGATCCGTCAGGCGCAGGGCGGCCTGGGCATCAACTTCGAGGTCAACCTCGAATTCGAGAACATCAACACCCCGGAGATCGGCGTCTACGGCGTCGACCACGTCAAGGTCGCCGAGGGCCTGGGCGTCAAGGCGATCCGCGTCACCGACCCGGAGAAGCTGGGTGAGGCCTTCGAGCAGGCCAAGAAGCTGGCCCAGGAGTTCCAGGTCCCGGTCGTCGTCGAGGCCATCCTGGAGCGCATCACGAACATCGCGATGAGCAAGACGGTCGACATGAGCGACGTCACCGAGTTCGAGGAGCTCGCGACCGAGCCGGGCCACGCCCCGACCGCGATCCGCCCGCTGTCGGTCTGA
- a CDS encoding AMP-binding protein: protein MTHNFAESAQNATAEFLAARDFLLERRGDYAAAHGGFTWPRPERFNWALDWFDHIAAGNGADALRIVEEDGTSRSVSFGELAVRSDSAANWLREQGVAAGDRVLVMLGNQRELWEVMLGAMKLRAVVIPATPLLGPADLRDRIERGRVRHVIVRVEDTGKFDEVPGTYTRIAAGPDVPTGWRRLEDMYAAGGSFTPDGETLATDPLMLYFTSGTTARPKLVEHTHASYPIGHLSTMYWLGLRPGDVHLNIASPGWAKHAWSNLFAPWNAGATVFVHNYARFDAERLMAEMDRHGVTTFCAPPTVWRMLIQSDLTKLRTPPREAVAAGEPLNPEVIEKVREAWGVTIRDGFGQTETTLQIGNFPGVPVKPGSMGRPAPGYEIVLLDPVTGKESADEGELCVDLRPRPAGVMTGYRDDPERTAEAMADGIYRTGDIASRDEAGYLTYVGRSDDVFKASDYKISPFELESALLEHEAVAEAAVVPAPDPLRLAVPKAYVALAAGWEPGPETARVLFAHSRAVLSPYKRIRRIEFAELPKTVSGKIRRVELRELTAAGSGAEYDESELLG from the coding sequence ATGACGCACAACTTCGCCGAGAGCGCTCAGAACGCCACTGCCGAGTTCCTGGCCGCACGCGACTTCCTGCTCGAACGCCGCGGTGACTACGCAGCCGCCCACGGCGGTTTCACCTGGCCGCGGCCCGAGCGCTTCAACTGGGCCCTCGACTGGTTCGACCACATCGCCGCCGGCAATGGCGCCGACGCCCTGCGGATCGTCGAGGAGGACGGCACCAGCCGGTCCGTCTCCTTCGGCGAGCTGGCCGTACGCTCGGACTCCGCCGCCAACTGGCTGCGCGAGCAGGGCGTCGCGGCCGGCGACCGGGTCCTGGTCATGCTCGGCAACCAGCGCGAGCTGTGGGAGGTCATGCTCGGCGCGATGAAGTTGCGCGCCGTCGTCATCCCCGCGACCCCGCTGCTCGGCCCGGCGGACCTGCGCGACCGCATCGAGCGCGGCCGCGTACGGCACGTCATCGTGCGCGTCGAGGACACCGGCAAGTTCGACGAGGTCCCCGGCACCTACACCCGGATCGCCGCCGGCCCGGACGTGCCCACCGGATGGCGGCGGCTGGAGGACATGTACGCGGCCGGCGGCTCCTTCACGCCGGACGGCGAGACCCTGGCCACCGATCCGCTGATGTTGTACTTCACCTCCGGGACCACCGCCCGCCCCAAGCTCGTCGAGCACACGCACGCCTCGTACCCGATCGGGCACCTCTCCACCATGTACTGGCTCGGGCTGCGACCCGGCGACGTGCACCTGAACATCGCCTCGCCCGGCTGGGCCAAGCACGCCTGGTCGAACCTCTTCGCCCCGTGGAACGCGGGCGCCACCGTCTTCGTCCACAACTACGCCCGCTTCGACGCCGAGCGGCTGATGGCGGAGATGGACCGGCACGGCGTGACCACGTTCTGCGCCCCGCCCACCGTGTGGCGGATGCTGATCCAGTCCGACCTCACCAAGCTCCGCACCCCTCCGCGCGAGGCCGTCGCCGCGGGCGAGCCGCTCAACCCGGAGGTCATCGAGAAGGTCCGCGAGGCCTGGGGCGTCACCATCCGCGACGGCTTCGGCCAGACCGAGACCACCCTCCAGATCGGCAACTTCCCGGGGGTCCCCGTCAAGCCCGGCTCGATGGGGCGTCCGGCGCCCGGGTACGAGATCGTGCTCCTCGACCCCGTCACCGGCAAGGAGTCCGCGGACGAGGGGGAGCTCTGCGTGGACCTGCGCCCCCGGCCCGCCGGGGTGATGACCGGTTACCGGGACGACCCGGAGCGCACCGCCGAGGCCATGGCGGACGGGATCTACCGCACCGGCGACATCGCCTCGCGCGACGAGGCCGGGTACCTCACCTACGTCGGGCGTTCGGACGACGTCTTCAAGGCCTCCGACTACAAGATCAGCCCGTTCGAGCTGGAGAGCGCCCTGCTGGAGCACGAGGCCGTCGCCGAGGCCGCCGTGGTCCCGGCGCCCGATCCGCTGCGGCTGGCCGTGCCGAAGGCGTACGTCGCGCTCGCCGCCGGGTGGGAGCCCGGGCCGGAGACCGCCCGTGTACTGTTCGCGCACTCCCGGGCGGTGCTCTCCCCGTACAAGCGGATCCGCCGCATCGAGTTCGCGGAGCTCCCGAAGACCGTGTCCGGCAAGATCCGCCGGGTGGAGCTGCGGGAGCTCACGGCAGCCGGCTCGGGGGCGGAGTACGACGAGTCCGAGCTCCTCGGCTGA
- a CDS encoding winged helix DNA-binding domain-containing protein, whose protein sequence is MASRTTHRDPVLDTRSLNRATLARQLLLSRAAMSAQDAVTHLLGLQAQNVKPPYFQLHARLAGFRPAELAELMESRRVVRMVTMRSTIHTHTAHDALTLRPLVQGARDREVNLFRKGLVGVDLERLGELARTFVEAEPRTMGEIREELLGYWPDADPQALSVAARCRLPLVQVTPRGVWGRSGQVRLTTVRQWLGAPAKDEAAPQQAAQAEQVEQAEQAEQAEQALDDVVLRYLGAFGPASVKDMQVWAGLTRLGEAFERLRPRLAVFRDENGVELFDLPDAPRPDAGTPAPPRFLPEFDNLLLSHSDRTRVIAPEAKGRSWAGNQAYCTLLVDGFLGGLWRLARGTLTVELFDAPSKAQKDEIVAEGERLLAEMTETEGPGSVRFGSIRG, encoded by the coding sequence ATGGCCTCCAGGACGACGCATCGCGATCCCGTACTCGATACCCGTTCACTCAACCGTGCCACGCTCGCCCGCCAGCTGCTCCTGAGCCGCGCCGCGATGTCCGCGCAGGACGCCGTCACGCACCTGCTCGGGCTCCAGGCGCAGAACGTGAAGCCGCCCTACTTCCAGTTGCACGCCCGGCTCGCCGGATTCCGGCCCGCCGAGCTCGCGGAGCTGATGGAGTCCCGGCGGGTGGTGCGGATGGTCACCATGCGGTCCACCATCCACACCCACACCGCGCACGACGCGCTGACCCTGCGGCCGCTGGTCCAGGGCGCCCGGGACCGGGAGGTCAACCTCTTCCGCAAGGGCCTCGTCGGGGTCGACCTGGAGCGGCTCGGCGAGCTCGCGCGCACCTTCGTCGAGGCCGAGCCCCGCACCATGGGCGAGATCCGCGAGGAGCTGCTCGGGTACTGGCCGGACGCCGATCCGCAGGCCCTGTCCGTCGCCGCCCGGTGCCGGCTCCCGCTCGTCCAGGTCACCCCGCGCGGGGTCTGGGGGCGCAGCGGGCAGGTACGGCTCACGACCGTGCGGCAGTGGCTCGGTGCGCCCGCGAAGGACGAAGCCGCGCCGCAGCAGGCAGCGCAGGCGGAGCAGGTGGAGCAGGCAGAGCAGGCAGAGCAGGCGGAGCAGGCCCTCGACGATGTCGTGCTGCGCTACCTCGGCGCCTTCGGGCCCGCCTCCGTCAAGGACATGCAGGTCTGGGCCGGGCTGACCCGGTTGGGGGAGGCCTTCGAGCGGTTGCGCCCGCGGCTGGCCGTGTTCCGCGACGAGAACGGCGTGGAGCTCTTCGACCTGCCCGACGCGCCCCGGCCCGACGCCGGCACCCCCGCACCGCCCCGCTTCCTCCCGGAGTTCGACAACTTGCTGCTCTCCCATTCCGACCGCACCCGGGTGATCGCCCCCGAGGCCAAGGGGCGTTCCTGGGCGGGGAACCAGGCCTACTGCACCCTCCTCGTGGACGGATTCCTCGGCGGCCTATGGCGGCTGGCCCGGGGGACGCTCACCGTCGAGCTCTTCGACGCCCCGTCGAAGGCGCAGAAGGACGAAATCGTCGCCGAGGGGGAGCGGTTGCTCGCGGAGATGACGGAGACGGAGGGCCCCGGCTCCGTGCGCTTCGGGTCAATCCGCGGCTGA